CTCAGCACCTGACACTTCGGGAAACTGACGTGCTGGCGGTTGGGAACGGCATTCCGAGGAGACGCAGACAGTCACAGAAGACCTCGCCGCCCCACCGCGCCGCTTGACTCAGGATCTGCCACCCGATCCGCGTTACGCTCACGACCGCTCGCCCGCGCTTGTCCTGACGAGGGGCGTGAGTTTCTGTCCGCTGCGCGCCGATCCGCGTCATCCAGGCCAGCGCGATACAGAGCAGGCCGAAGAGCCGAGAGATGCGCTCTGGAGCCGTCATGTGCGTGGCCTCCAGATTCAGCCCGCGAGCTTTCATCGCGGAAAACGCCGATTCAATCGCCCACCTGAGCCGATAGGTCCGTAATACGTCCAGCACGGGCAAATCTGAGGCCACGATCACCCTGTCCCCTGCGGGGGACAGGGTGATGACCACGTGCATCCAGCCCCCATACACCCACGTCCGCTCGAACAGGGTGCGCACCTGTCCCGGTTGCAGCGTCGTGAACAGGTCTCGTACCAGTTCATCCTCGATTCTGGTGTTCTCCCGGATGCGGATACACTGCCGGATGCGTTTCCAGCGCAGGAACGAGCACCACTCGCGCCCCACGAACTCCCGATCTGCGATCAACACGGCCCACCGTCGAGCCGGGAGTACTTTTAGCAGGCGTGCAACAAGAAGGATTCGAGCAGCAGTGCAACTGTTGCCTTG
The Deinococcus multiflagellatus genome window above contains:
- a CDS encoding IS4 family transposase; this translates as MTSPDTARFHADTLATYLHTRWPHRRTDALRRLAEVLLAVLQAESTLHRKIALHLPRSATLESKTRTVARVFHDAQLTPQDVTDVLLPLLPDGKLTLIMDRTTWHYGQTPLNILVLGALLGGAVIPLVWSILPHQGNSCTAARILLVARLLKVLPARRWAVLIADREFVGREWCSFLRWKRIRQCIRIRENTRIEDELVRDLFTTLQPGQVRTLFERTWVYGGWMHVVITLSPAGDRVIVASDLPVLDVLRTYRLRWAIESAFSAMKARGLNLEATHMTAPERISRLFGLLCIALAWMTRIGAQRTETHAPRQDKRGRAVVSVTRIGWQILSQAARWGGEVFCDCLRLLGMPFPTASTSVSRSVRC